In one Lysobacter alkalisoli genomic region, the following are encoded:
- a CDS encoding HlyD family secretion protein, producing the protein MTLRFCVAIAAAVLAGGVQAADLRMDGEVYARSRSALMPPAVDGLWQYNISQFAPDGSPVKQGQPVLAFDSSELMKRLTAKQSELNEKQTQLDTLRLDHAERERNERVSTAEALANREKAQRKAEQPEELIAGVQYRKLVIEREAAARREALAGERERLASEQRRQEMRVLASEVERLEAEIGQLQHDMVAMQVAAPRDGLMIHRSSWNGEKFDVGSQVWRGQTVAEIPDATTLAVTATLPERDLLRVSVGAPVRVVIEGGAGSAMRGRITGIGQAVRSKSRLQPVPVVDLDITLDAVASGLKPGQAVRVELAMPGAANGREARP; encoded by the coding sequence ATGACTTTGCGGTTTTGCGTGGCCATCGCGGCGGCGGTTCTGGCAGGCGGCGTGCAGGCTGCCGACCTGCGCATGGATGGCGAGGTCTATGCGCGCAGCCGTTCGGCCTTGATGCCGCCGGCGGTCGACGGGCTGTGGCAGTACAACATCAGCCAGTTCGCGCCGGACGGCAGCCCGGTGAAGCAGGGCCAGCCGGTGCTTGCCTTTGACAGTTCCGAGCTGATGAAGCGGCTGACCGCCAAGCAGAGCGAACTCAACGAGAAACAGACCCAACTCGACACGCTCAGGCTCGACCATGCCGAGCGCGAGCGCAACGAACGGGTGTCCACCGCCGAGGCGCTCGCCAACCGGGAGAAGGCGCAGCGCAAGGCCGAACAGCCCGAGGAGCTGATCGCCGGCGTGCAGTACCGCAAGCTGGTGATCGAGCGCGAGGCCGCCGCCCGGCGTGAGGCGCTCGCCGGCGAGCGCGAACGCCTGGCATCGGAGCAGCGCCGGCAGGAAATGCGCGTGCTGGCATCCGAGGTCGAGCGGCTGGAGGCCGAGATCGGACAGCTCCAGCACGACATGGTTGCGATGCAGGTCGCCGCGCCACGCGACGGCCTGATGATTCACCGGAGCAGCTGGAACGGAGAGAAGTTCGATGTCGGTTCGCAGGTCTGGCGCGGCCAGACCGTGGCCGAGATCCCGGATGCGACGACCCTGGCCGTCACCGCGACCCTGCCCGAGCGCGACCTGCTGCGGGTCTCGGTCGGTGCACCGGTGCGGGTCGTAATCGAGGGCGGTGCGGGCAGCGCGATGCGCGGCCGCATCACCGGCATCGGCCAGGCGGTGCGCAGCAAGTCGCGCCTGCAGCCGGTGCCGGTGGTCGATCTGGACATCACTCTCGATGCGGTGGCATCCGGTCTCAAGCCCGGGCAGGCGGTGCGGGTCGAACTGGCGATGCCGGGCGCGGCCAATGGACGCGAGGCCCGACCATGA